The uncultured Cohaesibacter sp. genomic sequence CCTCTTTTGCAAATCTTCGATCTGAATGTGTCCTTCTCCAGCTATGGGCGCAGCACCCATGTGCTCAAGGATGTGTCCCTCAAGATCGACAAGGGTGAACGCGTGGCGCTGATCGGGGAAACCGGTTCGGGCAAGTCGGTCACGTCCAAGAGTATTCTGGGCACCCTGCCGGACAATGCCAATATATCCAGCGGCAGCATTCGTTTTGACGGTCAGGAACTGTTTGCGATGAATGACAAGGAGAGAGAGGCCCTCAAGGGCACGGCTTTCTCGATTATCATGCAAGATCCGCTCAGTTCCTTCAATCCGGTCTTCAAAATCGGCAAGCATCTTGATGACGTGATGTATTACGCTGACAAGCGCAACGGGATCAAATCCGGTGCCAAGCAGCGCATGGCCCGCATTTTCGATGTTCTGAGGCAAGTCCAGCTCGACAATCCCGAACGGATTTGTGCAGCATACCCCTTTCAGCTTTCAGGCGGGATGCGCCAAAGGGTTTTGATTGCCCTTGCGTTGTTGCACCGCCCCAATCTGCTGATTGCCGATGAGCCGGGCACCGCACTCGATGTGACAACGCAAAGTGAAATTCTCAAACTCATCAACCAGCTCGTTGATGAAGAGGGGCTTTCCCTTTTGATGATCACGCACAATCTGGGCGTTGTCAGGCAAACGGCCGACCGCGTCTATGTTATGCGTCACGGGGAGATCGTAGAGGATGGCCCCTTCAAGCAGATCTTTGAGCATCCGCAGAAGGACTATACCAAGGGGCTGATCGAAGCGATCCCGCCGCTCTACGGTGCCAATGTCACAGACCAGCCAGTCGCGAACACGGACCCCATCATCAAACTCGACAAAGTCTCAAAGACATTCGAGGCCAAAGCCAGCTTGTTCGGCAAGAAGGCAGGTCACAGGGCCGTTGAAGAAACCTCCCTGACCATCGCTGAAGGGGAAATTTTCGGACTGGCCGGAGAGAGCGGCTCAGGCAAGACGACGCTCGCCCGCACCATCATGGGACTGTTGGGGCCCACAACGGGGCGGATTACGGTTGCCAACCACGAACATCAGGAAGGTGAGAAGGTTGCTCCGCTCAGGGAGTTGACGCAGATCGTCTATCAAAATCCGGGCACCTCGCTTAATCCGAAAAGAACGGTTGCGCAGACATTGTCCGTACCGCTTGCCTTCGTCAAGATGCCCAAGAACGAGCAGCATGCACGCATGACGCAGTTGCTCGAGCAGGTGAATTTGCCCGAGAGCTATCTCTCCAAATACCCCCATGAGCTTTCTGGCGGACAGAAGCAGCGCGTTGCAATCGCCCGCGCTCTGGCGGCTAAACCACGCATTCTGGTGCTTGATGAACCGACATCGGCCCTTGATGTTTCAGTCCAGAAGGATGTGGTCGCGCTGTTGCAGCGCCTGCGCGAAGAGCTTGGCCTTACCTATCTTTTCATCTCTCACGATCTTTCCCTGATGCGCAATTTCTGTTCGCGCATCGCCATCATGCTGAAGGGCGAAATCGTTGAACATGGCACACCGGCGGAAGTGTTTTCCAATCCGCACCATCCTTACACCCGCGCCCTGATCGCCGCTATTCCGGTGATGAGCGACGCCGAGGAAGAACAAAAACCAAAAGTCAGTGAAGAAGAGCGCCAGAAATTTCTTGTTCAGGCCAAGAGCTGATGAAACTCAATGGAGCACAATGTGTATCGTTTGGGCATTGATGTAGGCGGCACGAATACCGATGCCGTTATCATGGAAGAGAACAAGGTTCTTTCCGGTATTAAGGCTTCAACCACCGAAGATGTCACCTCCGGCGTGATCGAAGCTATGGAAGGGGCCATCGAGAAGGCGGGGATTGACCGCGAAAAGATCTCCAATGTGATGATCGGGACCACCCATTTCACCAACGCAGTGATTGAGCGTAAGCATATCAATCATGTGGCTGCGATCCGCTTGGGTCTGCCAGCAACCGAGTGCCTGCCGCCCATGGTCGATTGGCCCGCTGATTTGCGTGATGCTGTGGGACACAATGCCTACCTCGTCAGAGGCGGTTATGAGTTCGATGGTCGCCCAATCGCACCGCTCGACGAAGAGGAGCTTGTGCGCATCGCCTCCGACATCAAGGCAAAAGATGTCAAGGCCGTTGCGATCACCTCTGTTTTCTCCCCCATCAATCAGGATATGGAGCTTAAAGCACGCGATATCATTGCTGAGCAATGCGGAGACATTCCCATTGTGCTGTCAAATGACATTGGGCGCATCGGTATTCTGGAGCGCGAAAGCGCAGCGATCATGAACGCCAGCCTGCTTGAGCTCAGCGCCAAAACCGTCAAGGCTTTTGGCAATGCCTTGCAGCAAGCCGGCATCACTTGCCCGTTCTATATCACTCAGAATGACGGCACCTTGATGAGCGCGGAAATGGTTAGCAAATTCCCCGTTCTCACATTTGCTTCAGGTCCCACCAACTCCATGCGTGGAGCAGCATTCCTGACTGGCTGCAAGGAAGCCATCGTGGTCGATATCGGCGGCACGACCACAGATGTGGGGGCACTGCATATGGGCTTCCCGCGTCAGGCAGCGACCATTGTTGATGTCGGCGGCGTGCGCACCAACTTCCGTATGCCGGACGTCTTCTCTATCGGCCTTGGTGGCGGATCGCTCGTCAAACAGGCCGAGGACGGCAGCGTGACCGTTGGTCCGCAATCCGTCGGCTATCGCATCACCAAGGAAGCCCGGGTCTTCGGCGGGGATGTCCTGACGACGACTGACATCGCGGTTTCGCAAGGCAAGGCCAGTGTTGGCGATGCTGCCAAAGTTGCTGATGTTGATGCCGAGTTGGCCAAAACTGCAGATGCGGAAATCTATCTGATGCTCGAGAGAGCCGTCGAGCGTAGCCGTATCTCGCCAGATCCCATTCCGGTGATTGCGGTGGGTGGCGGATCTATCCTGATGCCTGATGCCCTTGGTGATCTTGAGGTTATTCGCCCGGAAAACTTCGCTGTCGCCAATGCGGTTGGTGCCGCTATTGCGCAGATTTCTGGTGAAGTTGATCGGGTCTTCTCCCTTGAAGGTGGCCTGACCCGTGAGGCATGCCTTGCGCAAGCCGAAGAAGAGGCAACCCAGAACGCCATCAAGGCGGGTGCAAAAGCAGACACCATTGAGGTGATCGAGCGTGAAGATGTGCCTCTGGCCTATCTGCCAGGCAATGCCACTCGTATCCATGTGAAGGTCGTTGGCGAGATGGGAGGCACCCATGGCGAATGAAGGCCGCAATGTTGATGAAAACGGCTTCTGGTTGCTCACCGAGGCGGATCTCGATGCGCTTGAAGTGGGCGCTGCGATCTACGGCACTGGCGGTGGCGGCAACGCCTATATCGGAAAGCTGCGCGCACGCGAAGTCTTGCGCGCTGGCTATCCTCTGAAAGTTCAGCCGCTTGAATCGGTCAAGGATAGTGATCGGGTGATCTCGATTGGCGGCATCGGTGCGCCGGTCGTTGCCTATGAGCGTATCCGCGAGGGTCGCGAAGGGGTTCGTACGATACGGGCTCTGGAAGAGCGTTTGGGGATCTCGGTCGACTCTGTCGCATGCGAGGAAATCGGTGGGTCCAATTCCATGGAGCCATTGATTGATGCTGCATTGTTGGGGCTGCCCGTGGTGGATGGCGATGGCATGGGCCGCGCTTTCCCGGAAATGCAGATGACAACCTGGGCCATCTATGGTCATCGCTCGACACCGAGCGCGATGTGCGATCCACACGGCAACATCGTTATCTTCGAGCACGCCATCAGTGAGCTTTGGCATGAAAGAATGGCCCGCGCCTGTGTGGTTTCCCAAGGTGGTGCCTCGACGCTGGCTGCAGCTCCCATGGCCGGGGCATTCGTTAAAAAGGTGGCTATTCCCAACAGCTACACCAAAGCGATTGCCCTTGGGCACGCGGTTTTGGAAGCGCAAAAAAATCACGATGACCCAATCGAGAAGATCCTGCAGATGGAAGGCGGCAAGCGTCTCTTCACCGGCAAAATCCATGACCTCAAACGTCATTTGATGGGCGGGTTTGTCCGAGGCGAAGCCATTCTGGCCGGTTTGGACGGCCATCAGGGCGAAGAGGCTTCTATCCTGATCCAGAATGAAAATCTGATCTTCAAGCGCAATGGCGTCATCGAAGCCGTTGTGCCGGATCTCATCATCGTTCTGGATATCGATACTGGCACGGCCATTTCAACGGAAATGCTGCGCTACGGACAGCGCGTAGCCATTCTGGCGCTTCCCTGCCATCCGTTGCTGCGTACCCCAGAGGCACTGGAAGTGATCGGACCCAAAGCCTTCGGCTTTGATGACGTTACGTATCGTCCGCTTTCACATGTTCACGGAGAGGTCTGATGGCACAGCGCATCATTACCGCAGACGACATGGACACCATCGCGCTTGGCGGTGCATTCCTTGGAACCGGTGGCGGGGGCGATCCTTACATCGGCAAGCTGATGGCCAAGGCTGCCATTGAAAAATATGGTCCTGTCACGGTTATCGCCGCCGACAGCGTGGCAGATGACGCCCTGTGTGTGCCCGTCTTCATGATGGGTGCCCCGACGGTCATGCTGGAAAAACTGCCTCAGGGCGAGGAAGCCATCGCGGCCTTGCATAGCCTTGAAGCCTATATGGGACGCAAAGTTGACGCCGTCATGTGCGTGGAAGCGGGCGGTCTGAATTCGACCATTCCGTTTGCCGTCGCCGCAGCCACAGGTCTTCCTCTGATCGATGGCGACGGCATGGGGCGCGCTTTTCCGGAGTTGCAAATGGTCTGCTTCACCATCGAAGGCGTTCAGGCCACACCGATGGTGCTTGCAGATGACAAGGCAAATTCGGTGGTGCTCAACGCGATATCAAACCAGTGGACCGAGCGGCTGGCTCGCGCCTCTACCATCGAGATGGGCGGCGCGGCTCTCGGGGCTGGCTATCCCATGACCGGCGAGCAAATGAAGCGGGGCACCCTGCATGATACGCTCGGACTGATCCAGCAGATCGGTGAGACCATCGAAAGCGAACGGGCAGCCAACCGCAACCCCAGTCCTGTCCTTGTTGAACAGTTTAAGGGCCGCAAGCTCTTCACCGGCCGGGTGATGGATATCGAACGTGCCACCGTTGGCGGCTTTGCTCGTGGCAAGGCAATCATCAAGGGGCTCGATAAAGACGCCGGAAACACTTTCACGGTCGAGTTCCAGAACGAATTCCTCGTTGCCAAGAATGGAGAAGGGCAAGTGCTCGCCACTACGCCAGATCTGATCTGCGCTCTGGATTCGGATGGCGGCCTGCCGGTAACAACCGAGCAAATCCGCTATGGCCTCGCCATCGATTTTCTGGGCTTGCCCTGCAATCCAAAATGGCGAACACCCGCCGGTCTGGATCTCGTTGGCCCGGGCTATTTCGGCTATGACCACGATTACACGCCGGTTGAAGACATTTCCCTTTCATAAAAACAAAAAGCAAAACAAACCAAGCCACCACAGGAGAATTTCGAATGAATAAGTCAATCCTCGCCGCAGGTCTTGCGGTCTTGGCTTTGTCCTCGGCCATGACCTCATCGGCCTTTGCTGAAGACAAGGTTTCGATTGTTGCGAACGCGACCCAGATCTTCGGCACGATCGATCCGGCAAAGATCAACGACTACACGGAATATATGGCAGCAGTGAACTTCTATGACGGTCTCACCACCGTTACCCCGGAAGGCACCATTGCGCCGCAGCTGGCTGAAAGCTGGACTGTTTCTGACGACAACAAGACTTATACATTCAAACTGAAATCCGGAGCCACATTCCAGGATGGCACCCCCGTCGAAGCCAAAGACGTTGTCTATTCCATGAAACGCCTGCTGGCGCTAAACAACGGACCTGCTTATCTTTTCAAGGATCTGGTCTCTCCTGAAAGCGTGACGGCGGTTGACGCTTCAACGGTCGAAATCAAGCTCAACAAGGTCTATAGCCCGTTCCTGACCATTACACCTCTTATTCTGGTGGTGAATGAGGATCTGGTTGAAGCCGAAGACAAAGGCGAATGGGCGGAAGACTATCTTGGTCAAAAGCCAGCAGGTGCGGGGCCATACGCAATGAAAAGCTGGTCTCGCGGGTCCGAACTGATCATGGAGCGCTATAAGGGCTATCATGATGGCTGGACCAACGGCACCCCGATTGATGAGGTGCGTTTTGTCATCACCAATGACGAAGCAACCGTCAAGGCCCTTGCCCAGAAAGGTGAGCTGGGCATGTCAGCTTACGGCCACAGCAACGAAACCTTCGATGCCATTGCCAAAATGGATGGCTACAAAATCGTCAGCACGCCAACTGCGACCGGCTTCAATATCAAGCTGAACAGCAAAAAGGCGCCAACCGATGATGTGCATGTGCGCCGTGCCATTGCGTTGGCAACCGACTATGCAACCATTCGCGATGTGATTTTCCCAAGCGCGGAAATGAAAGGCCCATTGGCTCCGGTCTTCTCGGAAGCATTCCTCGACACACTGGAAGCGCCCAAATACGATCTTGAAGCCGCAAAAGCAGAATTGGCAAAGTCCAAATATGCTGGGCAACCCATCAAGATCAGTTTGTCCTATGTGGCAGGTCTGGGATTTGAAGAGGAAATCGCGCTCTTGCTGCAATCAACACTGCCAACCATTGGCATTGAGGTTGAACTGCAGCCAGAACCCTGGAACCGGATAACCGAGTTGGCGTCCAAACAGGAAACCACGCCGAACGCAACACAGGTTATCTATGGCCCAACCTATCCGTCCCCAGACAGCGTTTTCTATGTCCAGTACCATTCGGCAACGAAGGGCACATGGGCATCCATGGAATGGCTTCTGGATAAGGATCTGGATGCTCTCATTTCCAAGGCGCGTGAAAGCACGGACGTTTCCGAGCAAAACGCAATCTATAAGGAAATTCAGCAGAATCTGGTCGATCGCCAGAGTGATGTCTATATCGGCATTCAGGAAAAGCGGATGGCTACCAGCGTCTGCCTTCAGGGCTACAAACTGATTCCGATGCAGAGCTGGGACTATGATTTCTCGAACTTCTGGTGGGATTGCGACGCCAAGTAAGCGCACGAAAACCCGAAACACTAGGAAAGGTGGCCGCTTTGGCCATCTTTCGCTTATCGTCGCCTTCAATCCCGCGCTAACAAGAGATATGACAACAGGATCAGCACGCGCTCGGGTTTGGACATATTCGCGATGATTTCACGCAGCCGCCTTATCAATCAGATTTTGCAAGCAAAGCAGCGGCTATGCGTGATCTCCGCATTTGCAGGTGCAGGCAAGACGATATTGCTCAGGCAACTGGCAGATCGCCTTCAGCAACCAATCAGATTTGGCCCGTTTCAAGATGTCTGGTGCCAGCAAAGCGATGTGCTGCTTTGGGATTTGCCCACCAAGCCGGATTTCCCGGTCGATATAGCGCCCCTTCTTCAATGGCTTGATGGCAAGGACGAGCGCCGCATCATCATTGCCGCTCGCCCCGGGGTTGAAATTCAGGGCATCAACCGGGCCTTATTATATCATCAAGCCAAGCGCATCACCTCCGATCAGCTATTCTTTGATGCAGCAGACCTGTCCGCTATGGTCTCCCCCGAACAGGCAGAACAGATCGTCAGCCAGACAGCAGGCTGGCCCTGCCTTGTCGAATTTGCAAAAGACCAATCGATAGGCATGCCTAGTCTGGTTGCCTTCTTCAAGAACCATTTTCTAGCGGATCTGAGCGATACGACGGTTGCATTGCTCAACGCTGCGCTGATGTATGATGCGGCACTCAATTATCCCGATGATGACCCGGAACTGGCAGAAAGCTTTCAGGAAATCGCCCCCTTGCTTGCCCGTAAGGATGGACGCCTCTGCCTGTCTGTTCGTGCCCGAACCATCTTGACGCCGCTTGCCAAAGCAACGGCAAAACGCAGGATGAAACTGGCAGGCAACGAGGCGGTCGAGTGGGCCGAAGTCGAACGCAGGCTAGGCAAACCGGACGCTGCGATTGAAACGCTCCAGCAGGCACATTTGTATGACATTGCCTATGACTGGTTTGTCGAGGCCAGCAGTTTCATGCTGATCCAATATGTGGGGCCGGAGAGATATGCCTCTGTCCTCAACGGGTTCCCGCAAGAGGAGGACCAACTTCAGGACAAAGAGCTTCTCGTTGCTGCCAAAGCCATGCATGCGCTGAAGGCGGGGAATATAGAACGCGCCCGGTTTATTCTTGACCGTTCGCTTGGTCCCGCCTCCAACAATCTTTCTCTGGTTTTTTCGCCCAATAATCGCTTCAGTCTCATCTTCCGGGTTTTCCGCCTGACCATGGTGATCTATGAGGAAACGATTATTTCCGAGAAAAACATGGGTCATGTATTCGAACTATTGGCCGAATTGCCACTCGACAGTCATCTCTATCGTGGGGCCTTCTACAATTCGATACTGGAATATTACCTTAGGAACAGACGCCTTCTGGATGCCCAAAGCGCGGCTGCCCAAGCTCTGTATCACTATCAACATGCAGACGTGCCCATTCTGTGCTTCTACATTTCTCTCTTCCAGACCGTGCTGGCGTTGACCAGCGGCAATCTGGCGTCAGCGCAAGATTACCTGAAGCAGACGCAGGACTATTTTTCGCAAGTGCCCTTTGAGAGCCCTTCCGATGCCCGCATCCTCAGTATTCTCAAAGCCTGCGTTGACTATGAAGATGGACATTTCGAGCTGCTTGCGAAATTTCTGTCCGATGACTTTGATCACTTTGTCACCGGAGAGATTTGGCCGAGTCTGGCCGATTTTGCGCTGAAATATGGAAGCGAGGCCCTTTGCTCGCATTATTCGGTTTCGGCTGCCAGAAACTATCTGGACCGCTGGCGTGCCGATCATTCTGCAAGCCGCAGGTTCCACATGATTCTGGAGGTTTATGAAGCCACGATCCTGCAAAATGGAAACCGCTGGATCGAAGCATCCGAGCGCCTCATGGCGTTGCAATCCCGCGTGAACAAGACCTGGGTGGAAGCGGCCGAGCCGGAACTGGCGCGCCTTTCCGATGGTGCCGAAATCGCCATCACCATTGCCTGGATGCGCCAGCTCATTCATGAAGTGCCAACGCGCACGATGCTCTTGGATCAGCTTGCGGCCTTGAGCTCCAACCAGCATGTGACCTACCGCCAAAAAATTACGATCATGATCTGGCAGGCCAGCGTTGCCAAGCGGCAGCGGAATGCGACGAAGGCTCGGACTGCTCTGGTGCGTGCTTTTGAAGAGGTGGGACGCCTTGGATGTATTGCCGTGCTGATCGAGGAAAAGGTATTTCTTGATGATCTGATAGCGGATAAACGGCTGGTGGAGTTTGTCCAGTCCTCACCGGTTGCGAACGCGGTCTTCAGGCGCCTCAAGGAAATCAGTCTGCCTGGCACCCATTCTCTCAATCTCTCCAATCTGACCCGCCGCGAAAGCAACATATTGCTGATGATCGCCGAGGGACGGTCCAACAAAGCCGTTGCGCGTAACTTGGGGATCAGTGAAGCGACGGTCAAATTTCACCTTTCCAATCTCTACCGGAAACTGGGCTGCACCCGCCGCAAGGAAGCGATTGCCACTGCCCATTCTCTTGGCTGGATTGGTTAGGAACCAAGCCGAAGCTTCTCAGACAATCCGGACGTTATTCTTTCATCCACGATTCATGGCTTTCGCCGTTTCTCCTCATTCTCAGACTTTGAATTCGACTCTTTTCCAATAAGAGCCTTGCACTCAGGCGAAGTTTGTGCAAATTTATTTGCATAATAAAATTGCACGCAAATTTATGTGCTTAAAAATTCAGCATCACCAAATCAACCATGTGGGAACTATCATGAAATCTCTTCTCAATCTGGCCTGCGCCGCAACGATTGCCCTTACGGGCGCTTTCTTTTCCGGATCAGTCAATGCTCAAGACCTCATTGTTGCTACCGACACGGCATTCGTGCCTTTCGAATTCAAGGATGGTGATAACTATACCGGCTTCGATATCGACATGTGGGAAGCAATCGCCAAAGATCTCGACCTGACTTACGAACTGCGCCCGATGGATTTCTCCGGCATTATTCCTGCCTTGCAGACCGGTCAGGTGGACGTAGCGCTAGCGGGCATTACGATCAAACCGTCTCGCCAAGAGGTTATTGACTTTTCTGACGGCTACTACGACAGCGGTTTCCTGCTGATGGTATCCTCTGAAAGTGACATCCAGGGCCCTGAAGATCTTAAGGGCAAGACCCTTGCCGTAAAGACGGGGACTTCTGCATCGGATTATGCCGCAGAGAATTTTGACGGAACCGAGCTACGCAAGTTTCCCAACATCGACAATGCCTATCTCGAACTGCGCACAGGCCGGGTCGATGCAGCCATGCACGATACCCCAAACGTGCTCTATTACATCAAGACTGCTGGCAATGGTCAGGTGAAAACCGTTGGCAAGCAGATGATGGCCCAGCAGTATGGCATTGGCTTCCCTAAAGGCAGTGAGCTTGTTGGTAAGGTCAACAAGGTTTTGGCCGCTATGAAAGAAGACGGACGCTATGATGCCATTTATAAAAAATGGTTCGGCACGGTTCCTGCCAAATAATATGAACTCCATTCATTGGCCGGGCGCATCGCGCTCGGCTTTTCTGTATTTTTAAAGGCAGAGTTTTTTATGGAAATCGACTGGTCGGTCGTCATCACCTATTTGCCGCAATTGCTGCAGGGTGCCAAGACGACCATATATATCACCATTCTGGGTCTCGTTGGAGGGCTGCTGCTCGG encodes the following:
- a CDS encoding ABC transporter ATP-binding protein; the protein is MTHPLLQIFDLNVSFSSYGRSTHVLKDVSLKIDKGERVALIGETGSGKSVTSKSILGTLPDNANISSGSIRFDGQELFAMNDKEREALKGTAFSIIMQDPLSSFNPVFKIGKHLDDVMYYADKRNGIKSGAKQRMARIFDVLRQVQLDNPERICAAYPFQLSGGMRQRVLIALALLHRPNLLIADEPGTALDVTTQSEILKLINQLVDEEGLSLLMITHNLGVVRQTADRVYVMRHGEIVEDGPFKQIFEHPQKDYTKGLIEAIPPLYGANVTDQPVANTDPIIKLDKVSKTFEAKASLFGKKAGHRAVEETSLTIAEGEIFGLAGESGSGKTTLARTIMGLLGPTTGRITVANHEHQEGEKVAPLRELTQIVYQNPGTSLNPKRTVAQTLSVPLAFVKMPKNEQHARMTQLLEQVNLPESYLSKYPHELSGGQKQRVAIARALAAKPRILVLDEPTSALDVSVQKDVVALLQRLREELGLTYLFISHDLSLMRNFCSRIAIMLKGEIVEHGTPAEVFSNPHHPYTRALIAAIPVMSDAEEEQKPKVSEEERQKFLVQAKS
- a CDS encoding hydantoinase/oxoprolinase family protein, which codes for MYRLGIDVGGTNTDAVIMEENKVLSGIKASTTEDVTSGVIEAMEGAIEKAGIDREKISNVMIGTTHFTNAVIERKHINHVAAIRLGLPATECLPPMVDWPADLRDAVGHNAYLVRGGYEFDGRPIAPLDEEELVRIASDIKAKDVKAVAITSVFSPINQDMELKARDIIAEQCGDIPIVLSNDIGRIGILERESAAIMNASLLELSAKTVKAFGNALQQAGITCPFYITQNDGTLMSAEMVSKFPVLTFASGPTNSMRGAAFLTGCKEAIVVDIGGTTTDVGALHMGFPRQAATIVDVGGVRTNFRMPDVFSIGLGGGSLVKQAEDGSVTVGPQSVGYRITKEARVFGGDVLTTTDIAVSQGKASVGDAAKVADVDAELAKTADAEIYLMLERAVERSRISPDPIPVIAVGGGSILMPDALGDLEVIRPENFAVANAVGAAIAQISGEVDRVFSLEGGLTREACLAQAEEEATQNAIKAGAKADTIEVIEREDVPLAYLPGNATRIHVKVVGEMGGTHGE
- a CDS encoding DUF917 domain-containing protein, with product MANEGRNVDENGFWLLTEADLDALEVGAAIYGTGGGGNAYIGKLRAREVLRAGYPLKVQPLESVKDSDRVISIGGIGAPVVAYERIREGREGVRTIRALEERLGISVDSVACEEIGGSNSMEPLIDAALLGLPVVDGDGMGRAFPEMQMTTWAIYGHRSTPSAMCDPHGNIVIFEHAISELWHERMARACVVSQGGASTLAAAPMAGAFVKKVAIPNSYTKAIALGHAVLEAQKNHDDPIEKILQMEGGKRLFTGKIHDLKRHLMGGFVRGEAILAGLDGHQGEEASILIQNENLIFKRNGVIEAVVPDLIIVLDIDTGTAISTEMLRYGQRVAILALPCHPLLRTPEALEVIGPKAFGFDDVTYRPLSHVHGEV
- a CDS encoding DUF917 domain-containing protein; protein product: MAQRIITADDMDTIALGGAFLGTGGGGDPYIGKLMAKAAIEKYGPVTVIAADSVADDALCVPVFMMGAPTVMLEKLPQGEEAIAALHSLEAYMGRKVDAVMCVEAGGLNSTIPFAVAAATGLPLIDGDGMGRAFPELQMVCFTIEGVQATPMVLADDKANSVVLNAISNQWTERLARASTIEMGGAALGAGYPMTGEQMKRGTLHDTLGLIQQIGETIESERAANRNPSPVLVEQFKGRKLFTGRVMDIERATVGGFARGKAIIKGLDKDAGNTFTVEFQNEFLVAKNGEGQVLATTPDLICALDSDGGLPVTTEQIRYGLAIDFLGLPCNPKWRTPAGLDLVGPGYFGYDHDYTPVEDISLS
- a CDS encoding ABC transporter substrate-binding protein, with product MNKSILAAGLAVLALSSAMTSSAFAEDKVSIVANATQIFGTIDPAKINDYTEYMAAVNFYDGLTTVTPEGTIAPQLAESWTVSDDNKTYTFKLKSGATFQDGTPVEAKDVVYSMKRLLALNNGPAYLFKDLVSPESVTAVDASTVEIKLNKVYSPFLTITPLILVVNEDLVEAEDKGEWAEDYLGQKPAGAGPYAMKSWSRGSELIMERYKGYHDGWTNGTPIDEVRFVITNDEATVKALAQKGELGMSAYGHSNETFDAIAKMDGYKIVSTPTATGFNIKLNSKKAPTDDVHVRRAIALATDYATIRDVIFPSAEMKGPLAPVFSEAFLDTLEAPKYDLEAAKAELAKSKYAGQPIKISLSYVAGLGFEEEIALLLQSTLPTIGIEVELQPEPWNRITELASKQETTPNATQVIYGPTYPSPDSVFYVQYHSATKGTWASMEWLLDKDLDALISKARESTDVSEQNAIYKEIQQNLVDRQSDVYIGIQEKRMATSVCLQGYKLIPMQSWDYDFSNFWWDCDAK
- a CDS encoding response regulator transcription factor, producing the protein MISRSRLINQILQAKQRLCVISAFAGAGKTILLRQLADRLQQPIRFGPFQDVWCQQSDVLLWDLPTKPDFPVDIAPLLQWLDGKDERRIIIAARPGVEIQGINRALLYHQAKRITSDQLFFDAADLSAMVSPEQAEQIVSQTAGWPCLVEFAKDQSIGMPSLVAFFKNHFLADLSDTTVALLNAALMYDAALNYPDDDPELAESFQEIAPLLARKDGRLCLSVRARTILTPLAKATAKRRMKLAGNEAVEWAEVERRLGKPDAAIETLQQAHLYDIAYDWFVEASSFMLIQYVGPERYASVLNGFPQEEDQLQDKELLVAAKAMHALKAGNIERARFILDRSLGPASNNLSLVFSPNNRFSLIFRVFRLTMVIYEETIISEKNMGHVFELLAELPLDSHLYRGAFYNSILEYYLRNRRLLDAQSAAAQALYHYQHADVPILCFYISLFQTVLALTSGNLASAQDYLKQTQDYFSQVPFESPSDARILSILKACVDYEDGHFELLAKFLSDDFDHFVTGEIWPSLADFALKYGSEALCSHYSVSAARNYLDRWRADHSASRRFHMILEVYEATILQNGNRWIEASERLMALQSRVNKTWVEAAEPELARLSDGAEIAITIAWMRQLIHEVPTRTMLLDQLAALSSNQHVTYRQKITIMIWQASVAKRQRNATKARTALVRAFEEVGRLGCIAVLIEEKVFLDDLIADKRLVEFVQSSPVANAVFRRLKEISLPGTHSLNLSNLTRRESNILLMIAEGRSNKAVARNLGISEATVKFHLSNLYRKLGCTRRKEAIATAHSLGWIG
- the glnH gene encoding glutamine ABC transporter substrate-binding protein GlnH — encoded protein: MKSLLNLACAATIALTGAFFSGSVNAQDLIVATDTAFVPFEFKDGDNYTGFDIDMWEAIAKDLDLTYELRPMDFSGIIPALQTGQVDVALAGITIKPSRQEVIDFSDGYYDSGFLLMVSSESDIQGPEDLKGKTLAVKTGTSASDYAAENFDGTELRKFPNIDNAYLELRTGRVDAAMHDTPNVLYYIKTAGNGQVKTVGKQMMAQQYGIGFPKGSELVGKVNKVLAAMKEDGRYDAIYKKWFGTVPAK